Proteins found in one Mangifera indica cultivar Alphonso chromosome 15, CATAS_Mindica_2.1, whole genome shotgun sequence genomic segment:
- the LOC123198239 gene encoding adenylosuccinate synthetase 2, chloroplastic-like: MMSLFSLKLNCSSRPVTGLKGADHPRPFLHHHHCPNVVAFEPPAALSSLTLTANESASRIESLSQVSGVLGCQWGDEGKGKLVDVLAQHFDIVARCQGGANAGHTIYNSEGKKFALHLIPSGILNEETICVIGNGVVVHLPGLFKEIDGLEANGVSCKGRILISDRAHLLFDFHQEVDGLREAELAKSFIGTTRRGIGPAYSSKVIRNGIRVSDLRHMDTFPQKLDLLLSEAASRFPGFNYSSDMLRDEVENYKRFAERLEPFITDTVHFMNESISEKRNILVEGGQATMLDIDFGTYPFVTSSSPSAGGICTGLGIAPRAVGDLIGVVKAYTTRVGSGPFPTEILGQGGDLLRLAGQEFGTTTGRPRRCGWLDVVALKYSCQINGFSSLNLTKLDVLSEFHEIQLGVAYKQVDGTPVKSFPADLLSLEQMKVEYEVLPGWKSDISSIRNYSDLPKAARQYVERIEELVGVPVHYIGVGPGRDALIYK; this comes from the exons ATGATGAGCCTCTTCTCGCTTAAGCTCAACTGCTCCTCCCGTCCCGTTACGGGCCTCAAGGGGGCCGATCATCCCAGGCCCtttctccaccaccaccactgtCCCAACGTCGTTGCATTTGAACCACCGGCGGCCTTGTCGTCGTTGACCTTGACGGCCAACGAGTCTGCGAGTCGAATCGAGTCGTTGAGTCAAGTTTCTGGCGTGTTGGGATGCCAGTGGGGTGACGAAGGCAAAGGCAAACTCGTTGATGTTTTAGCTCAACACTTCGACATCGTCGCTCGCTGCCAA GGTGGAGCTAACGCTGGCCATACCATCTACAACTCAGAGGGAAAGAAGTTTGCCCTCCACCTTATTCCTTCGGGTATTCTTAATGAGGAAACTATATGTGTTATTGGAAATGGAGTTGTGGTGCATCTTCCAGGTCTGTTCAAGGAAATTGATGGCCTGGAGGCTAACGGGGTCTCTTGTAAGGGTAGGATATTGATATCTGATCGTGCTCATCTACTCTTTGATTTTCACCAAGAAGTAGATGGACTTAGAGAAGCTGAGCTCGCTAAATCATTTATTGGCACTACCCGGAGAGGAATAGGACCAGCTTACTCGAGCAAGGTGATTCGCAATGGTATTAGAGTAAGTGACCTGAGGCATATGGATACTTTCCCTCAGAAGCTTGATCTTTTATTATCAGAAGCTGCTTCAAGATTCCCTGGTTTTAATTATAGCTCAGACATGCTCAGGGATGAAGTTGAAAATTACAAGAGATTTGCAGAGAGGTTGGAGCCTTTCATTACTGATACCGTGCATTTCATGAATGAATCAATTTCAGAGAAGCGAAACATTCTGGTTGAAGGTGGTCAGGCAACTATGTTGGATATTGACTTTGGAACTTATCCCTTCGTAACTTCCTCTAGTCCATCAGCTGGTGGGATTTGCACAGGTCTTGGCATTGCTCCAAGAGCTGTTGGTGATCTAATTGGAGTT GTTAAAGCATATACTACAAGAGTTGGATCTGGTCCTTTCCCTACAGAAATCTTGGGTCAAGGAGGTGACCTCCTTAGGCTTGCTGGGCAGGAGTTTGGCACAACTACTGGTCGTCCTCGACGTTGTGGTTGGCTTGATGTAGTTGCATTGAAGTATAGTTGTCAAATAAATGGCTTTTCTTCTCTAAATCTTACCAAGCTGGATGTTTTGTCGGAATTTCATGAAATTCAGTTGGGAGTTGCCTATAAACAAGTTGATGGTACACCAGTGAAATCATTCCCTGCTGATCTTCTCTCCCTTGAGCAAATGAAG GTTGAATATGAAGTTTTACCTGGATGGAAGTCTGATATTTCAAGTATCAGAAATTACTCAGACCTTCCAAAGGCTGCAAGACAGTATGTGGAGAGGATAGAGGAACTTGTTGGTGTACCTGTTCATTACATTGGTGTTGGACCCGGACGTGATGCTCTCATATAcaagtaa